In Candidatus Baltobacteraceae bacterium, the sequence GGCATCGCTGTAGTAGCGCCCGAGCGTCTCGCCGAAAGCCTTCCAAACGCCGTAGAGCCCGTCCGGACGGTACGGCTCGGTCGTGCCGACCACGCGCCCGAATCCGGGCTCGTAAATCGCCGGGGCGTTGCGAACTTCATTCATACCCACGCAATGATTCGAACTCGCAAAGACGATTCGCTCGAGCCCGTTGCGGCGAGCCGCCTCGAAGACGTTATACGTTCCGCCGATGTTGGTCGCGTAGACGCTTGCCCAATCCGCGTCGACCGCGACCACGCCTGCGAGGTGAATGACCGCTTGGCAGCCGCGCAGGGCGGCGACCATCGCCTCGAGATCGCGAACGTCCGCGTTGACGTCGGCATCCGCCAGATCGATGCGAATCAGATCGTGCTCCGCGCCGAGACTTTCGCATAAGCGCGAACCGATCGTGCCGTTGGCTCCCG encodes:
- a CDS encoding NAD(P)-dependent oxidoreductase codes for the protein MKIAVTGANGTIGSRLCESLGAEHDLIRIDLADADVNADVRDLEAMVAALRGCQAVIHLAGVVAVDADWASVYATNIGGTYNVFEAARRNGLERIVFASSNHCVGMNEVRNAPAIYEPGFGRVVGTTEPYRPDGLYGVWKAFGETLGRYYSDAFEIQVACVRIGSITSPDDPKHESVRESSGWLGLTDDQKFKRYAATWMSQRDFADLVRAILARNVPYAVVYGVGDNATRFWDLEPGRAIYGFWPQDGVR